A genome region from Bacteroidota bacterium includes the following:
- a CDS encoding SDR family NAD(P)-dependent oxidoreductase, with the protein MKKEVVLITGASSGIGKATAILLYENDFVVYAAARRLDRMKDLEKLGVNILSMDVTDDKSLIEGVDQVIKKEGHIDVLVNNAGYGSYGALEDVAIAEAKRQFEVNIFGLARLTQLVLPFMRKQKSGRIINISSIGGKFGEPLGVWYHATKYAVEGLSDSLRPELKPFGIETIIVQPGAINTEWGGISFESMEKASGKTAYAPLVKLNEPMYRRMIEKQEGSDPLVIAKVILKAIKSKRPKTRYAAGKLAKISLFTRSILSDRCFDWMMDKVRKMG; encoded by the coding sequence ATGAAAAAAGAGGTAGTTTTAATTACCGGGGCTTCCAGTGGAATTGGAAAAGCAACTGCTATATTATTATATGAAAATGATTTTGTTGTCTATGCGGCAGCAAGAAGGCTGGATCGAATGAAGGATCTCGAAAAACTCGGGGTAAATATTTTATCGATGGATGTTACGGATGACAAATCATTGATAGAAGGTGTTGATCAGGTCATCAAAAAAGAAGGCCATATTGATGTATTGGTAAATAATGCAGGATATGGCTCTTATGGGGCACTTGAGGATGTTGCAATAGCGGAAGCTAAACGTCAATTTGAGGTAAATATTTTTGGATTGGCCAGGTTAACTCAATTGGTACTTCCTTTTATGAGAAAACAAAAGTCGGGCAGAATTATCAATATTTCTTCAATTGGTGGAAAATTTGGGGAACCGCTGGGTGTGTGGTATCACGCCACGAAATATGCGGTTGAGGGCTTAAGCGACAGTTTACGGCCGGAACTAAAACCTTTTGGAATAGAAACAATTATTGTACAACCCGGAGCAATTAATACTGAATGGGGTGGAATTTCGTTTGAAAGTATGGAAAAAGCTTCCGGTAAAACAGCCTATGCTCCCCTGGTAAAATTAAATGAACCCATGTATCGTAGGATGATTGAGAAACAGGAGGGTTCTGATCCGCTTGTCATCGCGAAAGTGATTTTAAAAGCAATTAAGTCAAAACGGCCGAAAACCCGATATGCCGCCGGAAAATTGGCCAAAATCTCATTGTTCACCCGAAGCATTTTAAGTGATCGTTGTTTCGATTGGATGATGGACAAAGTGCGAAAAATGGGATAA